The Nitrospinota bacterium genome includes the window TCCTGGCTTTTGAAGATAATTTTTTACAATCTTCATATTCAGGCGAGGCCTGTAACGATTTTCCATTTAATTTCCCTATCTTTATATTTACCGGCCCCCAGGAAGTTTTAACCGTTTTAATCTCACGATCTAGAACCGTCCTGTCGACCGGATAAAATCGCACTCCGAAACTGGAAGTATCTCTTAAAAGTATTTCAATTAAACATTGAACATCCTTTTTTAATGAAAGAACAGAAATTTTGTTTGCCGGCCGGCTCTTTTTCATGATTACCGGATTCAAATAAACATCAAGAGCGCCAGCTTTAAATAACGAGTCCATCGCAGTTTCATAAAACTCAGGATTCATATCATCAATATTGGTTTCGATAACAACAAATTCATCGCCAGGTTCAGAGTCTATCTCCCCAAGAACAATCCTTAGCATGTTGGGCATTGAAGGGATAATGTGGTCCCCTGCCCCATACCCGTCACCAACAACTCGCATTTTTGGAAGAGATCCGAAGCCATCTGCATAAAACCCAATCATCGCCGCACCGGTAGGAGTCGTTAACTCTTTTTTTATACCATTGGAAAAAACAGGAATGTCCTTAAGCAATTTTAATGTTGCTGGTGCCGGAACAGGCAAGCTACCGTGAGCGCATTCTACAAATCCTTCACCCAGGTTAAGTGGAGAAGCATAAATTTTATCTATCTTCAACGATTCAATGGCAACCACCCCTCCCACAATATCAACAATCGAATCAACAGCTCCAACTTCATGAAAATGGATTTTTTCCATAGTTGTGTTGTGGACGGCCGCTTCCACCCTGGCTATGCGTTT containing:
- the larC gene encoding nickel pincer cofactor biosynthesis protein LarC; protein product: MKSLRAAYFDCYSGISGDMILGALIDLGVSATKIRKALGTIDLKNYKLKASKVKRGLISGTSVKVEVARTRHSHHKARKYSDIKKLLSNSDLSSTVKKNSLEVFKRIARVEAAVHNTTMEKIHFHEVGAVDSIVDIVGGVVAIESLKIDKIYASPLNLGEGFVECAHGSLPVPAPATLKLLKDIPVFSNGIKKELTTPTGAAMIGFYADGFGSLPKMRVVGDGYGAGDHIIPSMPNMLRIVLGEIDSEPGDEFVVIETNIDDMNPEFYETAMDSLFKAGALDVYLNPVIMKKSRPANKISVLSLKKDVQCLIEILLRDTSSFGVRFYPVDRTVLDREIKTVKTSWGPVNIKIGKLNGKSLQASPEYEDCKKLSSKARINISRVYDEAKSLATAFLK